TTACATTGAGGAACATGATAACAGTCGTCTCATTGATTGCAATGAAACATTACGACATTTTATTCAATCCCATCAAGTTATTTCAGAAAGCTTATCTGGTGAGACTACTGTTATGTTTCGCAGGCTCCAAGATGTGCTTCAATTTGGTCCATGCCCTCGGAAGGAGCAATGGGATTTTATGCGTATTCCATTATGTCATTCTGTCGGAACACCATCTTCTGCAGGTAGAATTAATTCTCATACATAGTGTTTAGTGAGCACTCTTTTTGTATAGCTTATAGCCAATTGCTAAATTTGGTTCATAGAAGATAATGAATTTGAATACTTCTACATATCATTTTGTTGTCTTTGTACTCACTTTTGTTCTTTCTTTGCAGCTCTTTGGTCGTCCTCAATGGCTCACTGTTAGATGGCGATCACATACATATGTAAACAAggtggtgttttttttttaagttccACAAAATTTTTACTGATTACACAGAAAAAAAATTCAAGCAAAAGTAATAATATCCGATTTCTTGAATGATTTGTTAAGCTTTTATCATCCTTCTGAGTTATTTGATGGTTGTGAAAAGCAGGTTAAGGAGGAACTAGAGAAGAGAGGCTGTCAATTAAGTACGGGTTTGTGAAGTAAATTTTGTATCAATGAATGAAgaaggtttggtttggtttttagCATTTTGAAATCCCTCTACTTTATCCATGTCTGGTTATGCGTTTGTGTGAGAGTTTAATTTCCTGTCCCTATTTTATTTTATCATATGGTATATAGGTATCAAactgttggaaaaaaaaataggCATACAGTTCATGTAGTGTTTACCTAAGAAAAACCTTCTATCAGCTTCATTTCACATAAGTtagataattaaaaaataataggaAAGTGATGATTTGAGAAAGACCTATGACATGGTGAGTTGAGATTTTGTGGAGGAGGCTCTTATGGGATATGGATTTCCAATCATATTCATACATTTGTTGATGATTTGTGTTACttcttgtaacaccccgtacctttaacctaagctttgaccatgatcctagacttagaaaaccagataaagaatgtgggaattggaaatttcctcttcagctgtaagatggtggtttacgcccatgaacagtgaccgtatttcagtttacgggccgtaaatcaaatcgtaaactggtagttgaacgtcatatggttaaatacggaccgtatttcacaatacggcccgtatttcaaatcgtaaactgaaaccaaggatttctgagcattctggaatttggcaatttgatgtcaaatggttaaatacggatcgtatttcaaaatacggcccgtatttcaaaatgtatttgtaatttgggaaaacttccttcatgaaagttgtagagctttgaaatacctttccaacggtatattatgggcgtcAAACGgatatctgtgcaaagagttatggtcattttaataaagagacgcagtgcagtccatatgtcaaaatacggaccccgtatttcaaaatacggcccgtatttcaaaatacggccagtatttaactgggccgaaaatctaatttttccagaacagtacatattcatccatatcagttcaaatcattatttttcattccttcaagccctagaacgacttcctaccctcttccatcatcaagaacaccaaggtaagcctactctaattattccaaatcaattctaatacctatccttgtaatctaaacaagaaatcatcattccaagacaagggttttcaagaaaacctatctcaaggttcaagaattcaagattttcgaaatcttcttcaaagctcaagtctttaattcaagttttggagcaattaaggtatgtagaacttccatccacatgtgggaatctctacgttcttccccatgctccgtttcttgatatccatgaagttcaaaccctagggcattaaacccaacatattggtagcccgtatttatgtatttatgtacatgaattttgtatctatattcgttattgtattcctaattttccattacggttattaggaaccctagcttaatccatgaatcatgaattcttcctcatgtgttctcattatgtttatatgaaactttatgattttatgtagcaagttacaaacatgttttcaagtcaattatatatatatatatatatatatatatatatataattatgaactattgttattactcatgaatcaagaacatgtttgcaagactatgacaagttatctcatgaaaccatattacaagatatttcatgaaaccatgtttacaagttatttcgtgaaatcatgattacaagttatttacaagttatttcacgaaaatcatgggcttcttagccaactatattatgttcatgtttttgggaattgcttagttaaccgagaaggctcagatagcctgaaactacgtagccaccgtaggataagggttgtcagcaaggaggcaacaccttcattatgcagtttggatccttacatgcttattattacttaaatctcatatccctggcaaggttgtgagtgttctgctggtaggacgcaaataccagaccatgttgtcggttatactatagcattccccacgttacaagtagttttacatacaagtatttctattgatttactattttaagattttactcacgtttcatgctcatgttcaagttgcATTCAGTTTTAGTTCatgtcctatatctatgttgtgccatgttcttcgtttcagcaggttttacatactagtactattcaccatgtactaacgtccctttgcccggggcctgcacttcacggtgcagataccggttttcaggagcatacacctgggcagtaggatcacttcagttatcagcttattggtgagccccactcctctcggggttcaacatggagtctgcattagtattcagcttatggtagtccagggtcatgtcctggtagttagtattcagacatgttttagaggtttcatagacagatgttagttcacaaaGTCAGTTATGTTTTCATGCGTGCAtactattacgttttcatgatttttcatgctatgagataacttcaagactttattccgcaaattacattttcatgattcatttaaattgcatcatatagattatattgttttgatgcccatgttgacaagcaagccatgaggttcgctcggacacatgcaagcaaggcccgagtgccgtgttacgtccaggccatggttcggggcgtgacacttctCCAATGTACACTATAAAGGTAAATGGTGAAAGCCATGACTACTTTGCAGGAAAAAAGGGTTGAGGCAAGGGATCTAATGTCTCCACTATTGTTTTTCTTAGTAATGGAATACTTATCAAGATTCTCAAACGCATGAGTGAATTTCCAGATTTTGAGTTCCATCCTATGTGCAAACAACTAAGACTTACTCATTTAATATTTGTTGTTGACTTGATGATTTTTTACAAGAGGGATGTTGAATCTGTAACAATAGTTATGGAAGCTTTGAGGCATTTCAGTGCTATCACTAGACTTATTGCTAACATGGATAAGTCTAATTTGTTTATTGTTGGGGTGGATGATACTACAAAAGAAAGGTTGTTGCAATAAACTGATTTTGCTATTGGTACTTTCCCAATCAGGTACCTTGGCCTCCCTTTCTCATCCAAGAAATGGAACAGGTTTGACTGCCACCAGCTTGTTGTAAAGATTAGGAATAGGATTAAGACTGCATATGCTACTCAATTATCCTATGCTGGTAGTCTTCAGATTATTATTGTTGTGCTctttttcatttccattttttttttttgggtgggggttTGTATTCATACTCCCTCAAAGTATTCTTAAGGAGGTGTATGAGATTTGTAGGAGATTTGTTAGGGGAAAAACTAATGACAAGAGGAAAGTATTACTTGTGGCATGGGACAAGATCTGCTATCCAATAAAGGTTGGAGGATTGAATATAAAAGGCTGCAAAAACTGAAATGTAGCTACTGTTGGGAAAATATTATGGCAAGTACCTGAGAAATAAGATTCTTTATGGGTGAAATGGTTACATGGAATCTACATAAAGGATGATGAAAGTATTTGGGCACACAGGGCTCCAGCTGACAGTAGCTAGTATGGGAGGAAATTAAATGGGCCCAAAGACTGTATGTTAAATTGGTACACTCATGGAAGGTGAAGTTCCTAAATCAATTCCATTGTGTATTATCCAGCTTTTAGTGACTTCTCCctgccctctttttttttttttttttttttttttgttcagaGATACCATGAGACTCTTTTTTCAGCTCAACATTTTAACTTGTAACTGGTCTATTTTCAAATAATGTGTACTATGTAGTTCGTTGATTTTAGTTAAATAGGTGAATTATTTAAACAAATTTTGAAGCTGTCGCTTTTCTATTAATTTATATTTGCGATACTTACATATATTATTGTATAGATGGCAGGTGAAAAAGGGGTAAGAAAACAAAGAAGGCTAGCGAGACAGCGGTTCCCCGGAGACCACCAGAAAACCTTGTGATTAGAATGTTTGAATGTTCATGTTTGGTGGATTTGTGGATTTGCGAGGGTGaagtagtctaatgttgtagactaacttagtgtagactagtttaatgttttgtggatgtttacaaatgttgaagtagtttaatattgttttgatgtttgcgaaggttgaagtagcttaattaatgtctcttgtgaatgtttgattgacgtttttattcaactttgaagtagtttcgaattgaatttgTTGTTTGGTGTATTGTTGTAATAGTAGCTtattgttttatgtatttatagtagtttggtgtattgttggcagctatttgggctcgttttagttgaaagtaaaattattttcatcttgacagggAGGCAGCTGGAGTAACAGCTAGGTGCTACAATTTTTTTTGCAGAAtaccaacctcatgaggtcggtattctggaaaattttcccagaaattgcaaattaccgacctcatgaggtcggttttctgcaaaattatcCAACATAtggcaaattaccgacctcatgaggtcggttttctgcaaattATTCCCAGAAAttataaattaccgacctcatgaggtcggttttctgcaaaattatctagaaattgcaaattactgacctcatgaggtcggttttatgcaTAATATTCCCAGAAATTACAAAttatcgacctcatgaggtcggttttatgcaaaatatatcatatattcatataaattaccgacctcatgaggtcggtaaacgcatatcattatattattaatataatttaccgacctaatgaggtcggtattttatttaattaatacccggctaaaaaaactttaccgacctcatgaggtcggttttttgcgacctcatgaggtcggtaataattCCGACCCACTGTTTTCCGACCTGattttgaggtcggtttttggccaaaaccgacctcatgaggtcggaaatagccattttttgaggtcggtaaaacctgtttttttagtagtgtgagAAAACGTACTGGACATTTTCCAACTAAGTTTATTTCATGGGATACACGTGCGGCGCACGAGATGCAGGTGTGTGAGCTAGTTTTATTGGATATACTTGAGTCTTCTTGTTAATATTTGACTTTAGCCTCCAATTTTATTGAGTCACCCCTGTAAATAAAGTGTTTGGTACACCATCAAACAATCGAAGTATTGATTAACATCTAATGTTTGTATATCATGCAATTCCCAGAAGTAACATCGATTCTTAGAAGCTTCTTAACATGCTCTAAAacagtcaaatcgagaaaaaaacccgactattggtttggtttgactcggtttggtgttggaaaaaaaaactgaccataactgatttggtttggtttaagCTAAAAAAGAGTCAAACCGAAgtaaaccaacccgacattacatgtatttaatttttaaaatattttatacataaaaacatttatttgtaatgtaatttataaatatttcttaaattttttcgtagtttttttttcttttatcatattatttcaagcttgaaattagaattttgaatgtcaaaaGTTTTATATCCCATGGATGTTAATAACTCAAATAAAATCCAAACTGAAACCAACTCAGCACTAACctgtttagtcgttatagtgttttgacccatttaaccgtGTTGACCCTTTCCCCGAGTCCCGTTAGTACGACTTATGACTTAGTGAAGCCATTGGTTTGGGTCCCAAGGCGTTTGGGGATGTTTTGAGTCTTGAGTGAAGGCTTAGTTTCATAGtgttggggttgacttggtcaacaccgGGTTAAAATGATCTCTTTTGGGAATTCTGAGATCACGGATGCGTCCGTAACGTGGTTTACAATCAAAACGCATCtatggtttgtgttcgggaggttcaGGATGAGTTTTGGGGGCTAAAACGAAGTTTTGAACAAATCAGAAATTTGGGCACCCGCTGTAGCGAAGGGTGCACAGCGGGTGCACCGGGCAGAAAGTCATTTTTAAGTGTTATTTTTCAAGTCTTTCCCCTCATAAACCCAAAAACACTTCCTTAGAATGTGAGAGGCTATTTTTCTAAGACTAGGGTGAAGTTCCTCCTTAAAGGTAAGTGCAAACCCTTATACGATTCATTATCATTCCTTCTTCAAATCCCATGACAAGCTTAACCTCCATTAATGGTGGGTGAAAGATTAgtacccaagaattgatgaaaccttcaatagttgaAGGGTTGGGGAGAGAGCAATTGAAAATCATTCACAAGcactttggggtaagattctaacctagtattcattatttatttgtccattatcatcatctcatagtcatcctacacactaattgtgaagaactaaCGGGTTAAGAACCCTAaggctaaaaataaaaaaagatgaatttggatatcttgtgatgaatagaattccatgaaattaagattgaaggttaactagatgatgggtaacataattATGCACTAAATTTCTCGTTTTACCCTTATGAACCTGGATTCACATTGTAGGGGTATTTTGGATATTTttttaaagtatagcaatatgggtatcgctGGACTCGTTTCgactcgtagagtactattttgactatattatatctgaattttaaaaaaaattacagttttgcccttgtgacttgggtttggctgttttgggtccatttttgggttttgggtaaaactatggcaacATGCGTacccttagattcgtattctgacGTAGAgttcatatttgatagacgttaatcGTTTTGAGGTTCTCTAAAGAGGAAGACAAGGCTAAGGTTTGGCGATTCGAGACTATTactcggcattccaggtaggttacggcttactttagttagactttgattagcgaaatgtGTGTATTGTGtataattgatgggagaaagcattattaggtcttcgaacatggtgttttggttagATATTAACTAgattggtatgacttctgattttgtgggctcgtcgccattactttatgtactgaaatatgaggtgtagttgtattcatactatggcgattcgggatggatttcaaTTAGGttaattgttgttgatggtggcttgttgccctattattgtgattagacttattgcctaaattatcgtgttgtactcagttctctcttaccGTGATATAAaattatcggagaaaggaaggataatgagtttaggcttgaattgtgatataaacttatgacagtagtagatgaaaacttgatgtatgatttactgttgatgataatatatagaaaagtggagcttcttggtgatacgAGACTtggttgtgaggcgtacttgctatatgtggaagtaaagagggacatagactattatgttggttgagacggtctgtatgattcatttcatggctgagttgatccaagtcttggtatgacttgtggctttgtgacttttACCTTCACTATTACTTTATTGGTTTGCACtgatttaccacgtttacactcatttatgcattcatacactcatacatggtggaaatggttcggaaacgattcatgaaagacttgtggcatgatgccttgtgtttgacattgatattgctaattgttcattgTCCATACATACTAACGAACtcgaatacgttgagacatacattatGATGTgcaattagtgaagaagttaatataatcttcttgttgaacttgtgatactatttgatacatggtacttgatgaattgatcattgagagagatgtgacagtgttactatacatatgaaaaggcacatttgaccgggggtgaggatgtgacctagttgtgagctcgtggtccgaggttcgttccggaaacGAGTGGTGCATGATGTggatccgcgtccgaggttctttccggagcggaggatttatggctcgggtccaaTAAGtatccgaaacgagtggtacatgaacaccatgggtcccctgcaggtcatgactactgagcaatgacatcagttagcatgtgtgtacaattcAAGTGATTGGCCAGtgtatggcattgcattgcattgcacgtcattatattttgcattgcacatcattacatttattctgcattattatatgctcgtttgtGTCTAGTTTTGGTATGGATattgaatgcctattgtgatataaatatgaccattgactaagttaaattgtggattagtgactctaccgaGGGACGAAACTTGGACTTATGAtcatcaggtgagattattgaaacttgacagacttgtggtttagaagtttcatcttaggttgtgactccgttatggatattctgtgacttggatttgagtgttaAGGGCCTATCTGggttatcttgttgattttatacttatatgtgtgaactaatcttattcggcctatgatgcttaccagtacatagtgtttgtactgatactaccttgctgcaccctttttgagtgcagattgtattccagagatttcatccagactacatccctaacttgaagctagtttgctcgatcagatctgagggtgagcttctacccatgccgtcccacctgaagatctctctttccagatgtctattttcattccagacattatttgttaatttgagatatacttcattctttagacattgttggttagagtccttgtacgatgactttcagattttgggggtgtaatagttaagacttccgcacttatattatttatatttatgaCTTGGTAGAGTATTTATTCGTTCACATGttcattgattgtttaagtataaatgattaaagaagttaaaattggctagtgattaatgggtcaacgggtaagggttcgcctactagtgataataaggtaggtacccgcacgatcggtaatttgggtcatgacaacactaatgctaacaaaagaaatttaattctaccactaggaatgacaataatgttggatatctactCTTTACTTTGGCATAATtcgtttagagagtgaaaatacataactttttttttctttgtcatgtaattaatacttattatttGTACTTATTTCAGCATactttagtatttttagattatgctCATTTtcttatggcttattaattagcaatatttattttaaccgattttattatcttttttattgaatattttaatacaatgtcatcactcatctcacattttgagttattttcttaataaatacttacttatatagttgtatcttactaggactaaagaaatatttgaagtaaaagttatatgttttgtatgaagacttttccggaaaaaaaacccgaaaaacccgagaaaacccgaggttgaaaaaccctaagtttattggtttgatttggtgtataaatataaaaacccgacgcaagtggtttgatttggtatttaaaaaatctgaatcaactcgatccatgtacacccctacctaGCATAGTAAATTGCATTTTAATAGTGATCCTCACCAACATTTATGCAATATATATGATTTAGTTAAAATATACTTAGACATGGACACTAAATGAATTAAGAAATTAAAAAATGCCACAGGTTTTAAAATaataagtctactcatttttttgGTAGACTATTTTTCTAATACCATGTGGTAACTTTTTCCTGCTGGGTCGGATTTGGTTCGTTTGAAAAATgggtacttatttttttaaagccacagaTATATCTTTTTAAACAAACCAGATAACCCACTAGAAAAAAACGCTCGcatagttttaaaaaaataagtagacttattttttttaagccACGtgaaatttttttaattaaaaaataagctaatgattttttaaaaaattccgtcggcgaaaagggtatatttgcaccatttatgtaacgacaggggtatatatgcaccattATTTTAATGAGAGATATATCTGCtataaatcgcaaagttgaggggtatatttgcatctttgtcctaaaataaatatatataattacaaataaTATTATCCAATATTTTTTACTATGATTGAGATTGTCTGAAAATAACGTGCAACTGCATGTTTATAGAGActagtaatataaaaaaaaaatctattcctATAATTATGTATCGTCGGAGCAAAACCTTCTGGCGGCGCATTACGATGTATCATCATTTTCGATAGCGGACGACTGGGTTGGGTTGTGATCTTCAGTGGAACCTGTGATGGTATTAAATTCTTAAAACACCGAAGGAAATAAAGTCTTAGTTGCGGACAACTTTAAGAAGGGAGAAAGCTCAACCTCTTTTTGAAAAAGGAACCCTACTGTTGCGAGGAGAAAAACTCGCCTCAAAAAGTAGTAATGGCTATGATAACATGTAGAATTTGAGAAAGAAGAAAGCTTCTTTTGTATTTCATTATGTCTTTAAACCCCATGAAAGGAGTATTTATACAAGTAAATCCTAACTAATTAAGGAAAGACAATTTAATACTTTTCACGACCCAGTTTTCAAAGCCGTGAAGGCACCTACCCCCGTCCGGTAGGCGAACCATCCACAATTGATCTAACCAATATTTAACAAGTATATTATGTGGAAAGAAATAAATCATGtcatttaagagtcataaactaagTCTCATATTCATAGTTATGCAGAATAAGTATAACTACCAAAAATCAGGTGTCACAAGTACGAACTACTAGGATAGCAAATACAAGTCTAGAATGTCATCTTAATACACTGtttgaatagaagaaaacacAGAATAAtgtaaaagagagagagagaatctgGTGCCACGAATCAGCCAGCAGCTCGCCCCGGATCCTCCAAGACAGACTCCTCAACGATCGGTGAAGCTCAAGCTACATTAGTGCTAGGACCGAATCTGCACACAAAAGGTGCAGCAAATGTAGAGTGAGTACGGAAAATCAATGTGTACTCAGTAGCATCGTCGCCCGACCCTAAACTAAAACGGTGGCGAGGGTTGGTCTTCCGAATcctacttccacacttaaccgcGGTTAGTCCAACATAACAATAAGCATAAGCTAACAAGTCTAAGTATGAGAAtcctccaagttcacaaatattCAAATAATTATTTTAAGCAGGGTAATACTATCCAATCAACAATTCAAGTAAGTCACTCAACAAGAAATCCATGAAATGATAtgttatgcaaatgcaatgcaatgcaaggtcTTTTCACCACCGGTATGCACACGTTCAAATATTATGAATTGTGACCCATGGGGGATTCGGAGGTCTATATACCACCCGGAATCATTTCCCTTAGGGTTTCTAGCCTCTTTAGACTTCtaaatcatcatactcaaccccTAGGCTCACATTACTTGTCACTAGCAAATTTGGCTGATATCATCAGCATCACTCTGTCCGGAACCATTTCCCCTCGGAACTTATATATGTATCCTCAAATATGCATGACATACCATATAAAAGCATAAATATGACATGCACAACAATAAGCAATCACGCTAAGCAATAATAActcaatctttagctcttttcTCACTTTTGAACGAGTATTTAAGAGTGATGAGAACATAGAATCAAGTAAGACATGTAATAAGCATAGAAGCAATAAACAATGGACCTCAGATTCCAATCGCATTCACAAATAAATATATGCTATCAGCTAATACCCAaagaatgacatttagaccagaCTATACAATGAAAATTACACAAGTACCCACATCATGGCACCAACACCCGGTACAAGTGCTCATCACCTCATAAGTATCAGGACCCCCTTAGTTACCTCCATCACTCCTTCTTTATTAGTCAATTTTCAACCAACCACGACACTTTAAATAAGGTCAAGAAAGGTCTCAACTTGCCTGATTTGAAGTCCGAAGCTTAAGCGATCACCACACGGCCTTGCCCTTCTTCAAAGCCTCCGAACAATCCCAAATTGTTCAAATAGGTAATCTATGTAAGTATACGAGTCTGTAGAAACCCATATTGCTATAATTATAATTCGGGTCTAAAACATCACCCAAAAAGCCAATCCCGAACCCCGAAAGTCAAAGCTGGAATTTTATTTGAGAATTGATTTGCCCATAACTTATATAGTCTAGATCCATAAAATAACACAATTTCATCCGTGAATCGATCCCCAAATGGAGATTTTTCATTCTCTTATCCTTAGGGCTCAAATCCCCAACTTCTACAATCCAAACatggataaaaaaaaatgataaccAACTAAAATTATCTTGAGAAACACCAAAATAAAGGTTAGTACCCCCTTGTTAATATGAGAACAACGCCGTAAAAATCACCTCAAATg
The sequence above is a segment of the Lycium barbarum isolate Lr01 chromosome 6, ASM1917538v2, whole genome shotgun sequence genome. Coding sequences within it:
- the LOC132643625 gene encoding uncharacterized protein LOC132643625 — protein: MITVVSLIAMKHYDILFNPIKLFQKAYLVRLLLCFAGSKMCFNLVHALGRSNGILCVFHYVILSEHHLLQLFGRPQWLTVRWRSHTYVNKVKEELEKRGCQLSTGL